From the genome of Streptacidiphilus sp. PB12-B1b:
CACCACGGTGTCCTCCACCAACTGGTCCGGCTACGCTGCGACCGGCTCCAACGGCGCCTTCAAGTCCGTGTCGTCCTCCTGGGTCCAGCCCGCGGTGAGCTGCACATCCAAGAACACCTACTCCTCGTTCTGGGTGGGCCTGGACGGATACAGCAACTCCGCCCTGGAGCAGACCGGCACCGAGGCCGACTGCATCAGCGGCCGGGCCACCTACGGTGCCTGGTGGGAGGTGCTGCCCGCGTCGGAGAGCGCCTACTCGGTGACGGTCAAGGCCGGCGACCACCTGACCGCCAGTGTCGTGGACAACGGCAACGGCACCTTCACCATGACCCTGGCGGACAGCACCGAGGGGTGGACCAAGACCACCACCCACGCGGGATCCTCCGGCTACCAGGACAGCTCCGCCGAGGTCATCGCCGAGGCCACCGAGGTCAACGGCTCGATAGCCAAGCTCTCCAACTTCGGCTCGGTGACCTTCACCGGCAGCACCGCGGGCGGCACCGCCCTCGGCAGCTTGTCCCCCAACGAGATCGTGATGGAGGGCAGCAGCGGCGACGTCAAGGCCCAGCCCGGGTCGATCTCCGGCGGCACCTTCTCGGACACCTGGAAGGCCGCCAGCTGAACCCCTGCTGAAAGCGCTCCGCCCCGCAGGCCGAGACGGCTGCGGGGCGGTGTCGCGTGCGCGTCCTATAAGGGTTTTTGTCCCTTTCAATTGGTCACGAACGCACAACAGTTGACACATGTACGGCACTTTCGAATGCAAGTTTTGCCCACAGCTCTTGTGCAGACAACTGATCTTCAGTAGTCATTGCTGCTTGTAGACGCCTGTGGCACATGATGCCGCTGAGCTGTCGGGAGCGGCCGCAGACCCGGCCGCACACCTGGGGGAAGGACCCGTTTCCATGCTCGTAGTTCCCAAGATATCCGCGCGTCCCGGGCTGCGTGCGGTGGCGGCTCTGCCGACCGCCCTCGCCCTCGCCGGAGCATTCGCCATCGCCGGCCCGGCGGCCACGGCCTCCGCCGCGACGATCACCGTCGCCGGTACCCACCCGGACTGGGCCGCCGCGTCGGCCGACCGGGGCGCGGTCGCCGCGACCAGCACCGTGGACAGCACCGTGTACCTGGCCGGCAAGGACGCCGCCGGGCTCAACGCCTACGCGGCCGAGGTCTCCGACCCGTCCAGCGCGAACTACCAGAAGTACCTCACCCCGGCACAGTTCACGGCCCGTTACGGCGCCACCCCGGCGCAGGTCGCCGCGGTCGAGTCCTGGCTGCGCTCCTCCGGGCTGACGGTCACCTCGGTGGACCAGCACGCGATCACCGCGCGCGGCACCGCCGCCGCCACCGAGAAGGCGTACAGCACCAAGCTGGACGAGTTCTCGGTCAAGGGCAAGGAGTTCCGCGCGCCCACCGGTGACGTCCGCGTGCCCAGCACCGTCGGCGGCGCCGTGCTCGCGGTCACCGGCCTGGCCAACATGCCCGAGACGGTCAAGCCCGCCTCGCTGGTCGGCCAGGTCACCACGCCCTCCGTCCCCGGCATCAGCGGCGTCAAGGCCACGCAGACCAAGGGCTCCGACGGCTCGGTCTTCCTCGGCCCGACCTCCTGCTCGGCCTACTACGGCCAGCTCAAGGACAAGACCGACCCGGCCTTCAACGGCAAGGCCGACAACCCGTACGCGGTCTGCGGCTACGTCCCCACGCAGCTGCGCGGCGCGTACGGCGTCACCGGCACCGGCCTGACCGGCAAGGGCGTCACGGTCGCCATCGTCGACGCCTACGGCTCGCCGACGATGGAGGCCGACGCCAACCAGTACGCCGTCAACCACGGTGACAAGGCGTTCTCCAAGGGCCAGTACACCGAGACGGTCACCCCCGCGCAGTGGACCGACGAGTCCGCCTGCGAGGGCCCCGCGGGCTGGGCCGGCGAGGAGTCCCTGGACGTCGAGTCGGTGCACTCCATGGCGCCCGGCGCGAAGATCCACTACTACGGCGCCAACTCCTGCAACGACCCCGACTTCCTCGCGGACTTCACCTCCATCGTCGACAACCACTCGGCGGACCTGGTCTCCGACTCGTGGGGCGGCGTGATCTACTCCACGACCGGTGACGAGGACGCCTCGGTGCTGGCCGAGTACACCCAGGTCTTCGAGCAGGGCGCGATCGAGGGCATCGGCTTCAACTTCTCCGCCGGTGACTGCGGCGCCGAGGACCCGTCCACCGCGTGCGGCTCGTCGGACACCTCCACCACCCCGCAGGCCGACTTCCCGACCTCGGACGTGTACGCCACCTCCGTCGGCGGCACCAGCCTCGCCATCGGCAAGAACAACCAGGCCGAGTGGAACACCGTCTGGGGCACCGACGCCTGGGTCCTGTCGGCCACCAAGACCTGGCAGTCGGCCGGTTGGCAGTACGGCGGCGGCGGTGGCACCAGCGCCTCCTTCGCCCAGCCCTGGTACCAGAAGGGCGTGGTCTCCAAGAAGGTCTCCGAGACCCTCCCCGACGGCGTCAAGGTCGCCTCGCCCATGCGCGTCGCCCCCGACGTCTCCATGGACGCCGACCCGACCACCGGCTTCCTCTTCGGCATGACCCAGACGCTGCCCAACGGCGGCACCGGCTACGCCGAGAGCGCCATCGGCGGCACCAGCCTCGCCTGCCCGCTCTTCGTCGGCCTGCAGGCGGACGCCATGCAGTCGCAGGGCGGCCGTCCGATCGGCTTCGCCAACCCGGCGATCTACCGCTCCGCGGGCACCAAGGCGTACACCGACGTCACCTCCGGCGGCGCCGGCGCCAAGGCCGTCAACCTGCTCCCGGCCTACAACGGCTACCCGGCCATCGTCTTCAACTTCGGTGACGACGGCCTGCTCAAGGCGGCCAAGGGCTACGACGACGCCACCGGCGTCGGCACGCCCTCCCCGGCCTACCTCTGGCTCCGCGCCCGCTGGTAGTCCGCAGGACGGCCACCACCCCTGCTGGAACGCACGACTGCTGGAACGCTGCCCCCGCATCCGGAACCCCCGGGCGCGGGGGCAGCGCCGCGTCTGGGCTGTGTCGTCCGGGGCTGCGTCGTCCGGGCTGGTGACCGCGCGGCCCCGGTCGGGCAGAGTGGGGGCGTCCGTCCGGAGATCCCGCCGAGAGGAGCGGCCGTGCCCGCGCTGGAACAGCTGACCCTGACGGTCGGCACGCACACCCACGGCGCGCTGGCGGCGGGCCCCGCCGACGGCGATCCGGTGCTGCTGCTGCACGGCTGGCCCGAGTTCGCCGACTGCTGGACGCCGGTGCTGGCCGCCCTCGGCGCGGCCGGAGCCCGCGCCGTCGCCGTCGACCAGCGCGGCTACGCCCCCGGCGCGCGACCGGGCGGAGTCGGCGACTACGCCGTGCCCGCGCTGGTGGCCGACGCGCTGGGCTTCGCCGACGCCCTCGGCTTCGGGCGGTTCCACCTGCTCGCCCACGACTGGGGCGGCATGGTCGCCTGGACGCTCGCCGCCGACCACCCCGAGCGGCTGCGGTCGCTGACCGTGCTCGCCACCCCGCACCCGGCCGCGCTGGCCGCCGCCGACGCCGCCGACCCGGAGCAGCGCCGACGGCTCAGCTACGTGCGCGCCTTCCGCCGACCGGGCGGAGCGGCCGAGGCGGCGCTGCTCGCCGACGGCGCCGCGCGGCTGCGCGCCGTCTACGGCGGCCGGCTCGCCCCGGAGCTGGTGGACGCCAACGTCCGGCGGCTGAGCGAGCCCGGCGCGCTCACCGCCACCCTCAACTGGTACCGCGCGCCGGAGGCGGCGATCGACGTCCGGGCCGGACGGATCGCCGTGCCCACGCTGTTCCTGTGGGGCAGCGAGGACGTCGCGCTCGGCCGGGGCGCCGCCGAGGCCACCGCCGACTGGGTGGACGCCGACTACCGCTTCGAGGTCCTCGAAGGCGCCGGCCACTGGCTGCCCGAGGAGGTCCCGGAGCAGATCACCCCCCACGTCCTCGCCCACCTCACCCACCACCGCCCCTGACCGCCGCCCGCCGCCGCCTACCGCCCGCGCCCCGGCCTATCCGCCGTCCCTCGCTGCCCGCCCGCCGCCTGCCGCCTGCTCGTCCGCCGCTTGTTCTCCGGCTCGCCGCCTGCCGCCCACCCCCGCCGCCTGCCTGCCGCTCGCGCCCCGGGCGGCCCGCCGTCCACTCGCCGCCTGACCCCGGCGCCTGCGGCCTGCTCCGCTGCAAGCTCGTCAGCCGTCCGCCGTCCGTGGGACGCCCGCGCCGGGCCCGGTTCGGTTGCCGTGGGGCGGGGGGCGTTTCACGATCGCCATGGGGCAGGCAGTCGCCTGCGTCCGGGGCCGGAGGGCCTCCGCGCAGCAGAGGAGCTGACCATGCCGAACCCGGTGGTTGTCGGAGTCGATGACGTCGCGGGCAGCGGGGCCGCCGTGGACTGGGCCGCCGACGAGGCCCGGCTGCGGGGTGCGCGGCTGCTGCTGGTGCACGCCCGGCTGTGGGAGCCGCACCGGACGCCCGAGCACGCCCCGCAGGGCGCAGGCGTCGGCGAGCAGGCCGTCGCCGAGCTGGTGGAGCGGGCCGTCCGGCGCCATCCGGGCCTGCCGGTCGACAGCGTCGGCCTGGACCAGGTCCCGCGCGACGCCCTGGTCGCGCTCAGCGCCGAGGGGCAGCTGGTCGTGGTCGGCTCGCGCGGCACCGGGGGCTTCCCCGACCTGCTCACCGGCTCGACCGCGCTGCACGTCGCCGCCGACGCGGTCTGTCCGGCGGTGGTGGTGCCCGGTACCGTGGCGTACGCCCCCGGTACCGGCGGTGCGACCGGCAGCGTGGCGGTCGGGGTGCACGGACGCGAGGCCGAGGAGGAGCTGCTGCGCTTCGCCTTCGAGGCGGCCCAGCGGCGGCAGTCGCCGCTGCGGGTGGTGCACGCCTGGAGCTACCCGCTGGTGGGCCACGGCCGCGCCGTCCCGCCGGTGTACGAGGAGGGGCACATCGCGGCGGAGGAGGAGCGGCTGGTCGCCGAGGTCCTGGCCGGCTGGCGGCAGCGGTACCCGGAGGTGGCCGTCGAACAGGACGTCGTCCGCTCCGGCCCGGCCAAGCGGCTGGTGGCGCTGTCCACGACCTCGCAACTGATCGTCGTCGGCCGCCGGGGCAACCCGGATGGACCATTGGGCCGGCTCGGATCGGTCAGCCAGGCCGTGGTCCACCACGCCCGCTGCCCGGTCGCCGTCGTCCCGCTGCCCTGACCTCGACCGTCCTGACCTCGACCGCCCCGCCCGTGTCCCGCTACCCTGACCTCGACCGTCCTGACCTCGACCGCCCCGCCCGTGTCCCGCTACCGCCCGGAGGAGCCGATGAAGATCGCATGCGTGGTGGCCGCCGTCGACGGCTCGCCCAGCAGCCTGCT
Proteins encoded in this window:
- a CDS encoding G1 family glutamic endopeptidase produces the protein MSQRSSVRLFAVVAAGVAAAAFASPSAFAAPVAPAAHAAPAQITAAAASHESHGLQALRHGSKNTTVSSTNWSGYAATGSNGAFKSVSSSWVQPAVSCTSKNTYSSFWVGLDGYSNSALEQTGTEADCISGRATYGAWWEVLPASESAYSVTVKAGDHLTASVVDNGNGTFTMTLADSTEGWTKTTTHAGSSGYQDSSAEVIAEATEVNGSIAKLSNFGSVTFTGSTAGGTALGSLSPNEIVMEGSSGDVKAQPGSISGGTFSDTWKAAS
- a CDS encoding protease pro-enzyme activation domain-containing protein, producing the protein MLVVPKISARPGLRAVAALPTALALAGAFAIAGPAATASAATITVAGTHPDWAAASADRGAVAATSTVDSTVYLAGKDAAGLNAYAAEVSDPSSANYQKYLTPAQFTARYGATPAQVAAVESWLRSSGLTVTSVDQHAITARGTAAATEKAYSTKLDEFSVKGKEFRAPTGDVRVPSTVGGAVLAVTGLANMPETVKPASLVGQVTTPSVPGISGVKATQTKGSDGSVFLGPTSCSAYYGQLKDKTDPAFNGKADNPYAVCGYVPTQLRGAYGVTGTGLTGKGVTVAIVDAYGSPTMEADANQYAVNHGDKAFSKGQYTETVTPAQWTDESACEGPAGWAGEESLDVESVHSMAPGAKIHYYGANSCNDPDFLADFTSIVDNHSADLVSDSWGGVIYSTTGDEDASVLAEYTQVFEQGAIEGIGFNFSAGDCGAEDPSTACGSSDTSTTPQADFPTSDVYATSVGGTSLAIGKNNQAEWNTVWGTDAWVLSATKTWQSAGWQYGGGGGTSASFAQPWYQKGVVSKKVSETLPDGVKVASPMRVAPDVSMDADPTTGFLFGMTQTLPNGGTGYAESAIGGTSLACPLFVGLQADAMQSQGGRPIGFANPAIYRSAGTKAYTDVTSGGAGAKAVNLLPAYNGYPAIVFNFGDDGLLKAAKGYDDATGVGTPSPAYLWLRARW
- a CDS encoding alpha/beta fold hydrolase, coding for MPALEQLTLTVGTHTHGALAAGPADGDPVLLLHGWPEFADCWTPVLAALGAAGARAVAVDQRGYAPGARPGGVGDYAVPALVADALGFADALGFGRFHLLAHDWGGMVAWTLAADHPERLRSLTVLATPHPAALAAADAADPEQRRRLSYVRAFRRPGGAAEAALLADGAARLRAVYGGRLAPELVDANVRRLSEPGALTATLNWYRAPEAAIDVRAGRIAVPTLFLWGSEDVALGRGAAEATADWVDADYRFEVLEGAGHWLPEEVPEQITPHVLAHLTHHRP
- a CDS encoding universal stress protein — protein: MPNPVVVGVDDVAGSGAAVDWAADEARLRGARLLLVHARLWEPHRTPEHAPQGAGVGEQAVAELVERAVRRHPGLPVDSVGLDQVPRDALVALSAEGQLVVVGSRGTGGFPDLLTGSTALHVAADAVCPAVVVPGTVAYAPGTGGATGSVAVGVHGREAEEELLRFAFEAAQRRQSPLRVVHAWSYPLVGHGRAVPPVYEEGHIAAEEERLVAEVLAGWRQRYPEVAVEQDVVRSGPAKRLVALSTTSQLIVVGRRGNPDGPLGRLGSVSQAVVHHARCPVAVVPLP